The Kitasatospora albolonga nucleotide sequence CTCACACCCCCGTTGATCTTGCACGGCTGGCGGAGAGTCTCGTTCAACCAGCTCTGCGGTGTGCGTACCAGGTGGTGGCGGCTGCCGCGAGGCGCAGGGTCCATGGATCGGGGTCGGCGTCGCTGATCTCGGACCAGAGGTTGGCGTTGGCGGCGGTGAAGGCGGTGATGCCTTCGGTGGGGGCGGTGTGCCAGAAGGGGATCTCGGCAGCCCAGTGCTCGGCGGACGCGGAGGCGTGGCCGGCGGCGATGAGCCAGATGACCCAGTAGCCGGCGTCGAGCCAGGCCGCTCCGCGGGTGGCCCAGGCCCAGTCGACCAGGCGGGCCCGGTCGCCCGCCGGGGCGTGGTCGTCGACGAGGACGTTGGTGTTGTTCAGGTCGGTGTGGAGGAGGTGGGGTCCGGCGAAGAAACGCAGATCGTCGGGGTGGGCGGCGTAGTGCTCCAGACGCTGTTCGGCGTGACGGAGTTCGATGCCGGGGCACGGGGTCTCGCCCAGGTGGCACAGGAGGGCGGCGGCTTCGGGGAGGTCGGGGGAGCCGGGGGCGTAGTCGGCATGGTGGCCGCCGAGGGCTTCGAAGCCGAGGAGGTCCCATCCGGCGGTCTCGACGCGCCAGTGGAGGGCGGGGGCCAGCCCGGTGAGGAAGGGGGCGACGGCGGCCTCCCGGCGCTGGGTCCAGGCACGGGGGTGTTCGGTGCGCAGACCCTTGATGTGCCAGGTGCCCGTGGCGGAGGTGACGCGGGCCGCGATCTCGCTGTTGAAGCCCTCGGTCGTCTCCTTGACCGTGAGGAGGGGGCCGGTGTGCTCTTCGACGGCGGCGCGGGCGGCGGGCGGCAGCCGGTCGAGGCCGATGCGGGGGGTCGCCATGGGGCTTCACTCTTCCACGAGGGCAGTGGTGGGGGCTTCGGGCGGAAAGGCGGAAGGTGTGACCGGCGGGGCAGCCCTGGGAGACGCCGGTCTTGTCCAGGAAGCCGGGCGTCTGTTCAGCCGCATATCGCCCGCGGCTGCTTTGACGGCCTGTACGTACGCTCCGTCCCGGACGAGAACCCCACGAGTTTCTGATCAATGGGTGTGCGGGGCGGTGATGTGGGTCTGCGCGTTCATGACCACACCGTGGAGGCGTCCCGGCTGTACGCCCTCGTGCGCCATCCACTCGTCGAGGCGAGGGCGCAGGTGCTTCGCCAGCCCGTGCCCGTGGCGGCGTAGGGCGGAGCGGTTGACCGAGATCTCTTCCTGGATCTCTCGCCGCAGGTCGTCCGTCCAGCCTTGTTCGCGGTCGGTCGGCTCCAGCGGGGCCTTCAGGGCGGCCACTGCCTTGTCCAGAGCTTCTGCAAGGTCCACGGTTCTCCCGCCACGAGCGCTTCTGAGGCCGACTCCACGGTGCTGTACCGCAGCCTAAAATCCCTGCTCATGGGAACTATGGGCGGGGATCTGTTCGCATCTGGCGCGGAGAGCGGCGCGGAGGGCGGTACGGAGGGCGGAGCGGTCGTGGAGTTTGTCTATCGGCCTACCGTCGCGGACTTCGAGGAGGCCCTGCGCGCGCGTGCGCTGAAGACGGCGGCGGGGCGGGTGCAGGTGTTGGTGATGTTGCTGGCCGTTGTTGTTCCCGCGGTGATCTTCGTGCTGGTTGTCGACTTGGCGCCGTTGTTGAGCGGGCTGGTGCCGGTGCTCTCGGCGGTGGTCATGATCGTGGCCCTGGTGCGGGGGATGCGTACCCAGGCGCGGCAGATGTTCAGCATCGTGGAGCCGTACGGGGAGTGCCGCATGGTGGCCGACGAGCGGGGTGCGGTCAGTACCGGTGAGCGGGTGTCGTTCACCACTGAGTGGTCGGTGTACAGCGGGTACCTGGAGACCCCTCGGCTCTTCGTGCTCTTCGGCGGTGAACGCGCGTCCGGGGTCGCCGTGCTGCCCAAGCGTGGTGCCCAGGACCCCGCGGATGTGGAGCGGCTCCGGGGGGTCCTGGGGCGGAACCTCAAGAGGTCTTAGCCTCCGCCGGATTCAGGTTCGGGTTCGGAGCCGTAGTCGGTGCCGGGGTCTGGGCGATGGCACGGCGGCGGGTGGGGACGCCCAGGGTCGGGTTCGCCACGCCCCAGGCCGCGCCCTTGCAGACCAGTTCCTTGTAGAGGGCGGCCAGGCGGCCGGTCAGGGCGGCGGGGCGGGCTCGGTCGTCGGCGGTGACGTACTGGATCAGGCCCTCCTTGCGGCCCAGGGAGATGCACTGGTTGAAGTAGCGGAGCGGGACGGTCGGGGGCTTGGCGCCGGTCAGGCGGGCCGCGATGGTGTCGGCGGCCTGCCAGGCCATGGGGACGCCCGAGGCGCACGACATGCGGAGCGGCTTGTTTCCCGGGCCCATCAGCAGGGCCGCGTCGCCGATGGCGTACACGTCCGGGTGGGACAGCGAGCGCATGGTGCTGTCGACCTCGATCCGGCCCGTGGCGTCGATCCTCAGCGCGGTCGCCTGCGCGATCGGGTGGGCCGCGAAGCCGGTCGTCCAGATCGTGACCGCTGCGGGGAGGGTGGAGTCCGTGGTGGTGATGTGGTCGGAGGCCACCGCGGTGACCGTCGTGTTCTCGTGCACCGTGATGCGCAGGCCGGCCATGACCTTCCGCAGGTGGCGGGCGCCCCTGGGGGAGAGCCAGTCGCCCAGGGTGCCTCGGGCGGCGAGGGTGACCTTCAGGTCGGGGCGGGCCTCGGCGATCTCGGTCGCCGCCTCCAGGCCCGTGAGCCCGCCGCCCACGACGACCACGGGCTGTCCGGCGCCCAGGGCGGCCAGGCGTTCGCGCAGCCGGAGGGCGCCGGGGCGGCCGGCGATGTCGTGGGCGTGTTCGGCGGCGCCGGGGACGTCGTGGGTGTTCCAGGTGGAGCCGAGGGCGTACACGAGGGTGTCGTACGGGAGTTCCTCGACGGCGGTCGCCCCGGAGGCGGCCCCGCCGGTCCCGGTGGTCCTGGTGGTCCCGGCGGTTCCGGCCTCCGTGATCGATACCGTCCTGCGGTCCGCGTCGACGGCCGTCACCCTCGCGAGCCGCAGCCGCACCCCCGTACCCGCGAACATCTCGTTGAACGGGCGGGGCCTGAGCTCCTGCCCGACTGCCAGCTGGTGCGTCCTGACCCGCTCGACGAAGTCCGGCTCGGGGTTGACGAGGGTGATGGCGACGTCCTCGCGGCGCAGCCGCCTGGCGAGGCGGCCGGCGGCGGTCACTCCGGCGTATCCGGCCCCGATGACGACGATGCGGTGCTGTCCGTGTCCGTGTCCGTGTCCGTGTCCGTTTCCGTGCTGCATGACCTCTACTCCTGTCTCGCGCGGGCTTCGCCCCTTGAACCGGGCAGCCCGTCGATTCCTGACAGGGGTGAGATGTGATCTGGGTCACGCAGAGGAGTCAGAAGGCGTGGAGCAGGGGGTCCCCGTGCTCCGTGGCCGCCCACCGCCTCGTCGCGCGTTCGAGCTTGTCGGGGTTGGCCTGGCTGCGGAACGCGGCGATCCCCTCCGCCGTGATCTCCAGGCACAGGATGCCGACGACCCTGCCGCCGACCACCGCCACGAGCGCCGGAGAGCCGTTGGCGGTCGTGGCGTGGATCTCGGCGGAGCCGCCCACCAGGTCGCGCTTGGCCTTGCCGGGCTTGAACAGGCCCCGCATGAACTTCGCGACCGCCACGGCCCCCTCGAACGCCTTGGTGCGGGCCGGTACTTTTCCGCCGCCGTCGCCGATCGCGATGGCGTCCGAGGTCAGGAGCCGTACGAGGGGTTCGGTCCGCCCGCTGGTCGCGGCGGCGAGGAACTCCTCGACGATCGGCCGGGCGGCCGCCGCGTCGATCGCTGTACGGGCCCTGCCCTCCGCGATGTGCTTCTTCGCGCGGTGGAAGAGCTGCTGGGCGGCGGCCTCGGTGATGTCGAGGATCTCCGCGATCTTCCGGTGCGGGTAGTCGAACGCCTCCCGCAGCACGTACACGACCCGCTCGTTGGGTGAGAGCCGCTCCATGAGGGTGAGGACGGCGTACGAGACCGACTCGCGCTGTTCGGCGGTGTCGGCCGGGCCCAGCATCGGGTCCCCGGCGAGCAGCGGTTCGGGCAGCCACTGGCCCACGTACGACTCGCGCCGGGCGCGGGCGGAGGTGAGCTGGTTGAGGCACAGGTTGGTGAGGACCTTCGTCAGCCATGCCTCGGGGACCTCGATGCGGTCGATGTCGGCGGCCTGCCAGCGCAGGAACGTGTCCTGTACGGCGTCCTCGGCGTCGCTCGCCGAACCGAGCAGGCGGTAGGCGATGGCTTCCAGACGGGGCATGGATGCCTCGAACCGGTCCATGTGGGTCCTCGTCAGAGCCATGGGCCGGATACTAGCTCTCTCTCCGGCGGTGGCGGGGCTGATGAACCTGTAGGGAAAAGGGAGCAGTTGCGCGGCCCTGCTGACTCTCGACGTTCTTGCTGGCAGCCCCGTAGCCCCATGCCCGTAGCCCCATGGACAGTGCCGCGCAGGCGCCGTTGCCCGCCAGGCCGTACCCGGGGCCGAACGCTTCTCCGGGGTCGGCCATCATGAGGCCGGCAGGGCAGCAGCAGCGGGAGGGGAGGAAGGCCGATGGGCGGCTCGTTTCTGGATGTGGCCGATTATGTGCTCCGGATGGTAGGAGGGCTGGCGATCGGTTCCGTCGGCGTGGCGTCGTGGCTCAGGCCGGACCGGGCTCCGCTGGCGGGCGGCCCGCCGTGGCTGGTGCGGTGCGGGTCCGTCGGCTGGCTGTTGTTGGGGGGTGGGGTCGTGTCCCAAGGCGTGTTCGGCCTGGCCGGGCGGGAGGAGCACCCGCTGCTGGACGCCGCCGGTACCACCGGATTCTGGCTCGTGGCGATCTCGTTGGTGGTCGGGGCGGCCTTCGAGCTGCCCAGACTGTATGCCAGGCGGGGGCAGCGGCGGAAGCGGCGCTAGCAGGTCTCCTGATCCGGGGGTTTGCCCCCCTCTGACCTGGGGTGCTGGCCGTCTGGGAACGGGGCCGCCGGGTTTCTACGGTGTGATCATGACGCGAACCACCGCTCTCACCGCCGCGATTACCGCGATTACCGCCATCACCATGATCCTGGCCGTCGTTCTCACCGCCTGTGCCCGCGCCCGCACCTGTGCTCGTGCCTGTGCCCGCGCCGGAAGGCGGCCGACGATGCCGTGTACGCCGAGACGTTCCCCGCCGACGTGGACGTGCTTGTCCTCGGCAGAGCTGAAACCGTACGGGCGTGTGGCTCCGGTCGCATCAGGGCCGGGGGCCGGGGTAGCCGGAAGAGCACGGGGCGTGGTGGTCGCGCCCGGCGCGGAGGTTACCGATGGAGTCCGGGGAGCAGCAGGGACAGCACGGCGAGTACGGCGAGTACGGCAAGTACGGCGAGCAGCAGGGGCAGCGCGGACGGCGCGGGCGGCCCGAGCGGTGGCAGGACCGGTGGTGGGCCATAGCGCTGCTGGTGCTGGTGGCGTGGGTCGGTATCCGGCTGGTCTTCGACGGGTGGTCGGGGTGGCCCGGGATTCTGGTCGGCGGGTTCCTCTACGCCGGGTTCATGACGTGGTTCCTGATGCGGCGCAGGCGGCGGGACGCCCGGGCGGTGGGTACCGACGCCGCGCGTGTGCCGGAGCTGGAGCGGCGGATCGCCAAGAACGGCGAGCTGCCCGAGGACCCGGCCGAGCGGGCGGTCATGGTCCGGCTGATCCGGCGCCGGGAGGAGAAGCTCCGGCGCAACCAGTGGTGGGCCTTTCCCTTGCTGGGGCTGGTCTTCTTCGGGCTCCCCATATTCTGGTTCGCCGCCGGGAACGTGCCGATGGGCGTGTGGGGGCTCGTGTTCGGTGCGCTGCTCCTGGGGTGGATGGTCTGGTTCAACCGGCGTTTCGTCCGCCGTATGGCCCGGATGCGGCAGCGGATCGAGGGCGTCGGGGGCGGGTCGGCAGGGGCCTCGGCCGCGGGCCCGGTCGGTGGTGGTGCGCAGGGGTTTGCTCACGGCGCCCGTTAGCCTTCGCGGAGACGTGGGGCCCGGGGGCGACTCCCGGTCCAGGGTGGTCGGCCCGTACGGGGTGTTCGGGGTGGGGCGGAAGAGGGCGGGGTTCGGGTGGCCTTCGGGTGGCGGTGCACCGGGGTCGGGTGGCCGGGGGAGGTGCCGGAGCTGCGGTGGAGCAGGGGGCGGGACCGGCGGGTGAGCGTTCTCGCGTACGGGGGCGGGCTCGGGTTCCGCGTGGTGGGGGAGCGGCACTGTGTGGGGGCCCGGGGGAACGTGTGCCCCCTGGGGGCCGTGGTGCCCGCGCGCAGTACCGGGGCTCGGTGCGCGGAGTGTGCGCGGCTGGACCGGGCCCACTCGGTGGCCGCCGACACGATGGTGGACGACCCGCGTACGTACCGCGTCTACCTCGCCTGGTTCGGGCCCGGCATGGTCAAGGTGGGGATCACCCGGGAGGAGCGGGAGGCCGCGCGGCTGCGGGAGCAGGGGGCGGTGGCGTTCAGCTGGCTCGGGCGCGGGCCCCTGATGGCCGCCCGGCGGACCGAGGAGGTGCTGCGGGCGGCGCTGGGGGTGCCGGACCGGATTCCGTACGCCAGAAAGCGGGGCGTGCGCGGGCAACTTCCGGGAGCAGAGGAGCGGTTCGCCGAGGTGGCGGAGTTGTACGGGCGGGCCGTGGAGCTCGAAGGGCGCGGGTGGCCCGAGTCGTTGGAGCGGCTGCCCCTCGAAGTCGTCGACCATGTGGGGATCTTCGGGCTGGACCGTGCGCCCGTTGCCGCACGGGCGGTGAGCGAGCTGGTGGAGGGGGGTGTGCTCGCCGGGCGGCTGGTCGCTGCCGCCGGACCCGACCTCCACCTTGCCGTGGACGGGGAAGCCGTGGCCGGGAAAAGGGGAGGGGATGGAGAGGGCGTAGATGGGGGCGGGGGCGTTGTGGTGCTGGATACGCGGTTGATCACTGGGTGGGAGCTTGCCGCCGTGGGCCCGGGGGCGGGGAGTGAAGCAGGTGTTCCCCTCATCGACATCGCGGGTGGTGGCGTGCAGGGTGGGTTGTTCTGACCTTGCCCGACGAGGCCCTGTAACCGGACGAGACCCTGTAGGGAGCTGCGGGTGGAAGACGACAGCCTTGATGCCGTGCGGTTCTGGGAGCGGCTCGGGCTGCCCGGGATCATCGACGTGCACACCCACTTCATGCCCGAGCAGGTCCTGCGCAAGGTGTGGGCCTACTTCGACTCCGTCGGG carries:
- a CDS encoding aminoglycoside phosphotransferase; this encodes MATPRIGLDRLPPAARAAVEEHTGPLLTVKETTEGFNSEIAARVTSATGTWHIKGLRTEHPRAWTQRREAAVAPFLTGLAPALHWRVETAGWDLLGFEALGGHHADYAPGSPDLPEAAALLCHLGETPCPGIELRHAEQRLEHYAAHPDDLRFFAGPHLLHTDLNNTNVLVDDHAPAGDRARLVDWAWATRGAAWLDAGYWVIWLIAAGHASASAEHWAAEIPFWHTAPTEGITAFTAANANLWSEISDADPDPWTLRLAAAATTWYAHRRAG
- a CDS encoding oxidoreductase, which encodes MQHGNGHGHGHGHGQHRIVVIGAGYAGVTAAGRLARRLRREDVAITLVNPEPDFVERVRTHQLAVGQELRPRPFNEMFAGTGVRLRLARVTAVDADRRTVSITEAGTAGTTRTTGTGGAASGATAVEELPYDTLVYALGSTWNTHDVPGAAEHAHDIAGRPGALRLRERLAALGAGQPVVVVGGGLTGLEAATEIAEARPDLKVTLAARGTLGDWLSPRGARHLRKVMAGLRITVHENTTVTAVASDHITTTDSTLPAAVTIWTTGFAAHPIAQATALRIDATGRIEVDSTMRSLSHPDVYAIGDAALLMGPGNKPLRMSCASGVPMAWQAADTIAARLTGAKPPTVPLRYFNQCISLGRKEGLIQYVTADDRARPAALTGRLAALYKELVCKGAAWGVANPTLGVPTRRRAIAQTPAPTTAPNPNLNPAEAKTS
- a CDS encoding RNA polymerase subunit sigma-70, with the protein product MALTRTHMDRFEASMPRLEAIAYRLLGSASDAEDAVQDTFLRWQAADIDRIEVPEAWLTKVLTNLCLNQLTSARARRESYVGQWLPEPLLAGDPMLGPADTAEQRESVSYAVLTLMERLSPNERVVYVLREAFDYPHRKIAEILDITEAAAQQLFHRAKKHIAEGRARTAIDAAAARPIVEEFLAAATSGRTEPLVRLLTSDAIAIGDGGGKVPARTKAFEGAVAVAKFMRGLFKPGKAKRDLVGGSAEIHATTANGSPALVAVVGGRVVGILCLEITAEGIAAFRSQANPDKLERATRRWAATEHGDPLLHAF